From Brassica oleracea var. oleracea cultivar TO1000 chromosome C3, BOL, whole genome shotgun sequence, a single genomic window includes:
- the LOC106336066 gene encoding 40S ribosomal protein S18 encodes MSLVANEEFQHILRVLNTNVDGKQKIMFALTSIKGIGRRLANIVCKKADVDMNKRAGELSAAEIDNLMTIVANPKQYKIPDWFLNRQKDYKDGKYSQVVSNALDMKLRDDLERLKKIRNHRGLRHYWGLRVRGQHTKTTGRRGKTVGVSKKR; translated from the exons ATG TCTCTGGTCGCGAATGAGGAGTTTCAGCACATTCTCCGTGTGCTTAACACAAATGTCGATGGGAAGCAGAAGATCATGTTCGCCCTTACCTCAATCAAGGGTATTGGGAGGCGTTTGGCAAACATCGTCTGCAAGAAAGCAGATGTCGACATGAACAAGAG GGCTGGTGAGCTATCTGCAGCTGAGATCGACAACCTGATGACGATTGTTGCCAACCCGAAGCAGTACAAGATCCCAGACTGGTTCTTGAACAGGCAGAAGGACTACAAGGACGGCAAGTACTCCCAAGTTGTCTCCAATGCCCTTGACATGAAGCTCAGGGACGATCTCGAGCGTCTCAAGAAGATCAG GAACCACCGTGGGCTGAGACACTACTGGGGTCTCCGTGTCCGCGGACAGCACACCAAGACAACCGGTCGCAGAGGAAAGACCGTTGGTGTCTCAAAGAAGCGTTAA
- the LOC106336065 gene encoding UDP-galactose transporter 2-like produces MAPGSKANKKATVDAAAWMFNVVTSVGIIIVNKALMATYGFSFATTLTGLHFATTTLMTLVLRCLGYIQPSHLPFTELLKFILFANFSIVGMNVSLMWNSVGFYQIAKLSMIPVACLLEVVFDKIRYSRDTKLSIGLVLVGVGVCTVTDVSVNTKGFVAAFVAVWSTALQQYYVHYLQRKYSLTSFNLLGHTAPAQAATLLIVGPFLDFWLTEKRVDMYDYNVVSLMFITLSCTIAIGTNLSQFICIGRFTAVSFQVLGHMKTILVLTMGFFFFDRDGLNLHVVLGMIIAVLGMIWYGNASSKPGGKEKKSYSLPTTRQQKNGDDSDEGPRLKA; encoded by the exons ATGGCTCCCGGTAGTAAAGCAAACAAAAAAGCAACCGTAGATGCTGCTGCCTGGATGTTCAATGTCGTTACTTCTGTCGGAATCATCATTGTCAATAAAGCTTTAATGGCTACTTACGGCTTTAGCTTCG CAACAACCTTGACCGGTCTACATTTCGCCACGACCACACTTATGACACTTGTTCTAAGATGTCTAGGCTACATTCAGCCTTCTCATCTTCCCTTCACAGAGCTTCTTAAGTTCATTCTATTTGCAAACTTTTCGATCGTTGGGATGAATGTTAGTCTTATGTGGAACTCCGTTGGGTTTTATCAG ATTGCAAAGCTTAGCATGATTCCTGTAGCTTGCCTGTTGGAAGTAGTGTTCGATAAGATTCGTTACTCGAGAGACACGAAGCTTAGCATAGGACTTGTTCTTGTGGGTGTTGGTGTTTGCACTGTCACTGATGTTAGTGTCAACACCAAAGGCTTCGTTGCTGCTTTTGTTGCTGTCTGGAGTACTGCTTTGCAACAATAC TATGTGCATTATCTTCAGCGAAAGTATTCGCTTACCTCATTCAACCTACTGGGTCATACTGCTCCGGCCCAAGCTGCAACGTTGTTGATAGTCGGTCCATTTCTCGACTTTTGGCTGACAGAAAAACGAGTAGACATGTATGACTACAACGTTGTCTCTCTG ATGTTTATAACCCTCTCGTGCACAATAGCTATTGGGACAAACCTCAGCCAGTTCATTTGTATAGGGAGATTCACGGCGGTGTCGTTCCAAGTCCTGGGCCATATGAAGACGATCTTGGTGCTGACAATGGGCTTCTTCTTCTTTGACAGAGATGGTCTAAACCTGCACGTGGTTCTCGGCATGATAATTGCAGTGCTGGGGATGATCTGGTACGGTAATGCCTCGTCCAAGCCGGGTGGTAAGGAGAAGAAGAGCTATTCTCTTCCAACGACCCGTCAACAGAAAAATGGAGATGATTCTGATGAAGGACCAAGGTTAAAAGCTTAG